A genome region from Bufo gargarizans isolate SCDJY-AF-19 chromosome 2, ASM1485885v1, whole genome shotgun sequence includes the following:
- the RPL4 gene encoding 60S ribosomal protein L4: MACARPLISVYSEKGEASGKNVTLPAVFRAPIRPDIVNFVHTNLRKNNRQPYSVSELAGHQTSAESWGTGRAVARIPRVRGGGTHRSGQGAFGNMCRGGRMFAPTKTWRRWHRRVNLTQKRYAVCSALAASALPALVFSKGHRIEEVPEVPLVVEDKVESYKKTKEAVLLLKKLKAWNDIKKVYASQRLRAGKGKMRNRRRIQRRGPCVIYNEDNGIVKAFRNIPGITLLGVKKLNLLRLAPGGHVGRFCIWTESAIRKLDALYGTWRKPATLKADYNLPMHKMTNTDLGRILKSQEIQKALRAPIKKVKRRELKKNPLKNLRIMLRLNPYAKTAKRNAILRQAENIKKKQDRRAAVAAKTAAATKPEEAKSEASATKPAEVKTKAATKPAAKAKTKAAKKA; encoded by the exons ATG GCCTGTGCTCGTCCTTTGATATCGGTGTACTCCGAGAAGGGGGAAGCTTCTGGCAAAAATGTGACTCTGCCTGCAGTGTTCAGGGCCCCTATACGCCCCGATATAGTCAACTTTGTCCACACCAACCTGCGCAAGAACAACAGGCAGCCGTACTCCGTCAGCGAACTTGCAG GTCACCAGACCAGTGCCGAATCATGGGGAACAGGCAGGGCAGTTGCCCGTATTCCCCGTGTCCGTGGGGGTGGAACGCACCGCTCCGGTCAGGGTGCATTTGGAAAC ATGTGCCGTGGAGGACGTATGTTTGCCCCCACCAAGACCTGGAGGCGCTGGCATCGTAGAGTCAATTTAACTCAGAAGAGATATGCAGTTTGCTCTGCACTGGCTGCTTCAGCCCTTCCTGCCCTTGTCTTCTCCAAAG GTCACCGTATTGAGGAGGTCCCAGAGGTCCCCCTGGTTGTTGAAGATAAAGTTGAAAGCTACAAGAAAACAAAGGAGGCAGTGCTGCTCCTGAAGAAATTGAAAGCCTGGAATGACATCAAAAAG GTTTATGCTTCCCAGCGTCTGCGTGCTGGTAAGGGTAAAATGAGAAACCGCCGCCGCATCCAGCGTAGAGGACCTTGTGTTATCTACAATGAAGACAATGGCATTGTTAAAGCCTTCAGAAATATCCCAG GAATCACGCTCCTCGGTGTAAAGAAACTGAACCTTTTGAGGTTGGCTCCAGGTGGTCACGTTGGGCGGTTCTGCATTTGGACCGAAAGTGCCATCCGCAAGCTGGATGCCCTCTATGGCACGTGGCGCAAACCAGCTACCCTGAAGGCAGATTACAA CCTTCCCATGCACAAAATGACAAATACCGATCTGGGCAGAATCCTGAAGAGTCAAGAGATACAGAAGGCTTTACGTGCTCCAAT TAAGAAGGTGAAGCGCAGAGAACTCAAGAAGAACCCACTGAAGAACTTGAGAATTATGTTGAGGCTCAATCCATACGCAAAGACGGCAAAACGCAATGCTATCCTGCGCCAGGCTGAGAAC ATTAAGAAAAAACAAGATAGGCGGGCTGCAGTGGCAGCAAAAACTGCAGCAGCCACCAAGCCTGAGGAAGCCAAATCTGAAGCATCTGCCACCAAGCCTGCAGAAGTCAAAACTAAAGCAGCTACCAAGCCAGCAGCTAAAGCAAAAACTAAAGCAGCAAAGAAAGCCTAA
- the LOC122927492 gene encoding 60S ribosomal protein L4-B-like has protein sequence MQFALHWLLQPFLPLSSPKVYASQRLRAGKGKMRNRRRIQRRGPCVIYNEDNGIVKAFRNIPGITLLGVKKLNLLRLAPGGNVGRFCIWTESAIRKLDALYGTWRKPATLKADYNLPMHKMTNTDLGRILKSQEIQKALRAPIKKVKRRELKKNPLKNLRIMLRLNPYAKTAKRNAILRQAENNKKKREAGCSGSKNFSSHKA, from the exons ATGCAGTTTGCTCTGCACTGGCTGCTTCAGCCCTTCCTGCCCTTGTCTTCTCCAAAG GTTTATGCTTCCCAGCGTCTACGTGCTGGTAAGGGTAAAATGAGAAACCGCCGCCGCATCCAGCGTAGAGGACCTTGTGTTATCTACAATGAAGACAATGGCATTGTTAAAGCCTTCAGAAATATCCCAG GAATCACGCTCCTCGGTGTAAAGAAACTGAACCTTTTGAGGTTGGCTCCAGGTGGTAACGTTGGACGGTTCTGCATTTGGACCGAAAGTGCCATCCGCAAGCTGGATGCCCTCTATGGCACGTGGCGCAAACCAGCTACCCTGAAGGCAGATTACAA CCTTCCCATGCACAAAATGACAAATACCGATCTGGGCAGAATCCTGAAGAGTCAAGAGATACAGAAGGCTTTACGTGCTCCAAT TAAGAAGGTGAAGCGCAGAGAACTCAAGAAGAACCCACTGAAGAACTTGAGAATTATGTTGAGGCTCAATCCATACGCAAAGACGGCAAAACGCAATGCTATCCTGCGCCAGGCTGAGAAC AATAAGAAAAAACGAGAGGCGGGCTGCAGTGGCAGCAAAAACTTCAGCAGCCACAAAGCCTGA